A window of the Budorcas taxicolor isolate Tak-1 chromosome 10, Takin1.1, whole genome shotgun sequence genome harbors these coding sequences:
- the LOC128054146 gene encoding olfactory receptor 11H7 translates to MNKSGISTVTQFVLLGFPGPWKMQIIFFSLILLIYILTVTGNIAIICAVRWDHRLHTPMYVFLANFSFLEIWYVTCTVPNMLVNFLSKTKAISFSGCFTQFYFFFSLGTTECFFLCVMAYDRYLAICRPLHYPTIMTGKLCAILVSLCWLTGFLGHSVPILFISQLPYCGPNIIDHFLCDVDPLMALSCASSPIIEHVFHSVSSLLIILTILYILGSYTLVLRAVLRVPSSAGRQKAFSTCGSHLVVVSLFYGTIMVMYVSPTSGNSVAMHKIITLIYSVVTPVLNPLIYSLRNRDMKFALRQVICAMRIMQTS, encoded by the coding sequence ATGAATAAGTCAGGAATATCTACTGTGACACAGTTTGTCTTGTTGGGCTTTCCTGGCCCCTGGAAAATGCAGATCATCTTCTTCTCACTGATTCTGTTGATCTACATCTTGACTGTAACTGGGAACATAGCCATCATTTGTGCTGTGAGGTGGGACCACCGACTCCATACCCCTATGTACGTGTTCCTGGCCAACTTCTCCTTTCTAGAGATCTGGTATGTGACCTGCACAGTCCCCAATATGCTGGtcaattttctttccaaaacCAAAGCCATATCCTTCTCTGGTTGCTTCACTCAAttctacttcttcttttccctggGCACAACTGAATGCTTCTTCCTCTGTGTCATGGCTTATGATCGCTACCTTGCCATCTGTCGTCCACTGCACTATCCCACCATCATGACTGGGAAGCTCTGTGCCATTCTAGTGTCTCTTTGTTGGCTCACTGGTTTCTTAGGACATTCAGTTCctattctcttcatttctcaacTACCCTATTGTGGTCCCAACATCATTGATCACTTTCTGTGTGATGTGGACCCTCTGATGGCATTGTCCTGTGCCAGCTCACCCATAATAGAGCATGTATTCCATTCTGTGAGCTCTCTTCTCATCATTCTGACCATTTTGTACATCCTTGGATCCTATACCTTGGTGCTCAGAGCTGTGCTTCGGGTTCCTTCCTCAGCTGGGCGGCAAAAGGCCTTCTCTACCTGTGGATCCCACTTAGTTGTTGTATCTCTGTTCTATGGAACCATTATGGTGATGTACGTGAGCCCCACATCTGGCAACTCAGTTGCTATGCATAAAATCATCACACTGATATACTCTGTAGTGACACCAGTCTTAAATCCCCTCATCTACAGCCTACGCAATAGGGACATGAAATTCGCCCTCCGTCAGGTCATCTGTGCAATGAGAATTATGCAAACTTCATGA
- the LOC128054201 gene encoding LOW QUALITY PROTEIN: olfactory receptor 11H7-like (The sequence of the model RefSeq protein was modified relative to this genomic sequence to represent the inferred CDS: inserted 1 base in 1 codon): MNNSAASTVTEFILLGFPGCQELQYFLFSLFFGIYIFSMVGNGTIVCAVRWDERLHTPMYILLXEIWYITSTVPSMLINFLSETKTISFVGCFLQLCFFTSLGTTEAYLLCIMAYDQYLAICCPLHYPTVMTQQLCSVLLSLCWVFGFVSYSVPTVQLSQLPFCGPNTIDHFVCDMDPLMALSCVPAPVTEIVFHVPSSLIIMLTLLCILGSYTLLLITVFKVPSAAGRQKAFSTCRSHLTVVCLFFAALLAMYVSPTADNPAEIQKIITFFYSLVTSFLNPLIYSLRNKGMKAALKKVLKIE; encoded by the exons ATGAACAATTCAGCAGCAAGCACCGTGACGGAGTTTATcctccttggcttccctggttgtcAAGAGTTACAGTATTTCCTCTTTTCACTGTTCTTTGGAATCTATATATTTAGCATGGTGGGAAATGGGACCATTGTTTGCGCTGTGAGGTGGGACGAAAGGCTCCATACTCCAATGTATATTCTCC GGGAAATCTGGTACATTACCTCCACTGTGCCCAGTATGCTAATCAATTTCCTCTCAGAAACAAAAACCATCTCTTTTGTTGGCTGTTTCCTCCAGTTATGTTTTTTTACTTCCCTTGGTACAACTGAGGCATATTTGCTCTGTATCATGGCATACGATCAGTATCTTGCTATCTGCTGCCCACTGCACTACCCAACCGTCATGACCCAACAACTCTGCTCTGTTTTGTTGTCTCTTTGCTGGGTATTTGGGTTCGTTAGTTATTCTGTCCCCACCGTGCAGCTCTCTCAGTTGCCTTTCTGTGGGCCCAATACCATCGATCACTTTGTGTGTGACATGGACCCACTGATGGCTCTGTCCTGTGTCCCAGCTCCTGTCACTGAGATTGTCTTCCATGTCCCGAGCTCCCTCATTATCATGCTAACCCTTCTGTGCATCCTCGGCTCCTATACCCTTTTATTGATTACTGTGTTTAAAGTCCCTTCAGCAGCAGGCCGACAGAAGGCCTTTTCTACTTGCAGATCACATCTGACAGTGGTGTGCTTATTCTTTGCGGCTCTTTTGGCAATGTATGTGAGCCCTACAGCTGATAACCCAGCTGAAATTCAGAAGATTATAACTTTTTTCTATTCCCTGGTGACTTCCTTCTTAAACCCCCTGATTTACAGCTTAAGAAACAAGGGGATGAAGGCTGCACTGAAGAAAGTCCTGAAAATAGAATGA
- the LOC128054122 gene encoding olfactory receptor 11H6: MFMIIHALLTSVSLTALGSQNTTMHFVTEFVLLGFPGEREMQMLFFSLILVVYLLTLLGNGAIVCAVKWDRRLHTPMYIFLGNFAFLEIWYVSSTVPNMLVNILSDTKTISFTGCFIQFYFFFSLGTTECFFLSVMAYDRYLAICCPLHYPSIMTGKFCVVLVCVCWVSGFLCYPVPIVLISQLPFCGPNIIDHFVCDPGPLFALACIPAPSTELICYTFNSVIIFGPFLSILGSYTLVLRAVLRFPSHAGRTKAFSTCGSHLMVVSLFYGTLMVMYVSPTSGNPAGMQKIITLVYSAVTPLLNPLIYSLRNKDMKDALKKVLGLRIHQN, translated from the coding sequence ATGTTCATGATTATTCATGCTCTGTTAACTTCAGTTTCTCTAACAGCTTTGGGATCCCAGAACACAACAATGCATTTTGTGACTGAGTTTGttcttctgggtttccctggtgaaaGGGAGATGCAGATGTTGTTCTTCTCATTAATCCTGGTGGTCTACCTCCTGACGCTGCTGGGGAATGGGGCTATTGTCTGTGCAGTGAAATGGGACAGGCGGCTTCACACACCCATGTATATCTTCTTGGGAAACTTTGCCTTCCTAGAGATCTGGTATGTTTCCTCCACTGTCCCAAACATGCTGGTCAACATCCTCTCTGATACCAAGaccatctccttcactggctgcTTCATccaattctatttctttttttcacttggtACAACAGAGTGTTTCTTCCTATCAGTTATGGCCTATGATCGGTACTTGGCCATCTGTTGCCCACTGCATTACCCCTCCATCATGACTGGGAAGTTCTGTGTGGTCCTAGTCTGTGTTTGTTGGGTGAGTGGATTTCTCTGCTATCCAGTCCCCATTGTCCTTATCTCCCAACTTCCCTTCTGTGGACCCAACATCATCGACCACTTTGTGTGTGACCCAGGCCCGTTGTTTGCACTGGCCTGCATCCCTGCTCCTTCCACTGAGCTTATTTGCTACACCTTCAACTCAGTGATTATTTTTGGCCCCTTCCTTTCCATCTTGGGATCTTATACCCTGGTACTCAGAGCTGTGCTTCGTTTTCCCTCTCATGCTGGTAGAACTAAAGCTTTCTCCACGTGCGGGTCCCACCTAATGGTGGTGTCTTTGTTCTATGGAACCCTTATGGTGATGTATGTGAGCCCAACATCAGGAAACCCAGCAGGAATGCAAAAAATCATCACTTTGGTATACTCAGCAGTGACTCCGCTCTTAAATCCACTAATCTACAGTCTCCGAAACAAAGACATGAAAGATGCCTTAAAGAAAGTCTTGGGATTAAGAATTCATCAAAACTGA